One stretch of Aquimarina sp. Aq107 DNA includes these proteins:
- a CDS encoding DUF937 domain-containing protein, with product MSGILDLLNSPMGQQIISGVSSQTGQSADKTGNLLSMAMPVLMGAMQKNASTPEGASGLLGALSGKHSGGGILDNLGGLFEGGVEDNVTNDGAGILGHILGGKQPAVENALSQKSGMDAGSVSQILKVAAPILMGVLGKQASQSNVSDANGLSSMLGGMLGGGQGSKQQSLIESFLDADGDGSILDDVAGMVLGGGQKKGGIGGLLGGLFGK from the coding sequence ATGTCTGGAATTTTAGATCTTTTAAATAGCCCAATGGGGCAACAAATCATTAGTGGAGTAAGTAGTCAAACAGGACAATCCGCGGATAAAACTGGAAATTTACTAAGTATGGCTATGCCAGTACTTATGGGAGCAATGCAAAAAAATGCCTCTACACCTGAAGGAGCTTCGGGATTATTAGGAGCATTATCCGGAAAACATTCTGGTGGTGGAATCTTAGATAATCTTGGTGGTTTGTTTGAAGGTGGAGTTGAAGACAATGTTACTAATGATGGAGCTGGAATTCTGGGACATATTTTAGGAGGGAAACAACCAGCTGTAGAAAATGCATTAAGTCAAAAATCTGGAATGGATGCTGGTTCAGTAAGTCAAATCCTTAAAGTAGCTGCACCTATTCTAATGGGAGTTTTAGGTAAGCAAGCTTCTCAAAGTAACGTCTCTGATGCTAATGGACTATCTAGTATGCTTGGAGGAATGCTTGGAGGTGGTCAGGGATCTAAACAACAATCTCTTATCGAATCATTTCTGGATGCTGATGGTGACGGAAGTATTCTAGATGATGTTGCAGGTATGGTTCTTGGAGGCGGTCAGAAAAAAGGCGGTATTGGAGGATTACTTGGTGGACTTTTTGGAAAATAA
- a CDS encoding DUF6787 family protein, with product MQKFKDRWEIQANWQLLFPLLGLIGLLISSFLLSKRLISGIFKLSENHEAYILALSLITLFLFIPLLGLTLKIFNALEKKWNINYRWELIAIFIAFAITGSTAARVSDPLLTLIGLSKETTNGWIYWPLRIFLIFPIYQVILLIVGWLFGQFKFFWWFEKKMLRRMGFARFLD from the coding sequence ATGCAAAAATTCAAAGATCGTTGGGAAATCCAAGCTAATTGGCAACTTCTTTTCCCTCTATTAGGACTAATAGGTTTATTGATTTCTTCTTTTTTATTAAGCAAAAGACTTATCTCTGGAATTTTTAAATTATCAGAAAATCATGAAGCATATATTCTTGCATTATCATTAATCACTTTATTCCTTTTTATTCCTTTATTAGGACTAACTTTAAAGATATTTAATGCATTAGAAAAAAAATGGAATATAAACTATAGGTGGGAATTGATAGCTATATTCATTGCTTTTGCTATTACAGGATCTACGGCTGCAAGAGTTTCTGACCCATTACTAACATTAATTGGTTTAAGTAAAGAAACAACTAATGGATGGATTTATTGGCCACTTAGAATATTTTTGATATTCCCTATATATCAAGTTATATTGTTAATTGTAGGATGGCTTTTTGGCCAATTTAAATTTTTCTGGTGGTTTGAGAAAAAAATGCTCCGCAGAATGGGTTTTGCTAGGTTTCTTGACTAA
- a CDS encoding DUF6146 family protein: MVTKQFFFILTLVLFIYSCGTTKDRKLDTTSTTDTSDTLRIANDDLEYEILIIEPGFNNWLVTQRPRGYYNQQFLEIRNRQYVIEYNQRVVQPQRFDPDLYIQQINYDQHTDYGYEVNYLLYNYFLFFEKQYNQRFFVSRG; the protein is encoded by the coding sequence ATGGTAACAAAACAGTTTTTTTTTATACTTACTCTGGTGCTATTCATTTACAGTTGTGGCACAACTAAAGATCGAAAACTAGACACAACATCTACGACCGATACCTCGGATACATTAAGAATTGCTAATGACGATCTAGAGTATGAAATCCTTATCATAGAACCTGGATTTAATAACTGGCTAGTAACACAAAGACCTAGAGGCTATTACAATCAACAGTTTTTAGAAATAAGAAATCGTCAATATGTTATAGAATACAATCAAAGAGTAGTCCAACCACAACGTTTCGATCCTGATTTATATATTCAACAAATTAACTATGATCAGCACACTGATTATGGATACGAAGTGAATTATTTACTATATAATTATTTCTTGTTTTTTGAAAAACAATACAACCAACGTTTTTTCGTAAGTAGAGGATAA
- the serC gene encoding 3-phosphoserine/phosphohydroxythreonine transaminase — protein MKKHNFSAGPCILPQEVFKEASQAVLDFNDSGLSILEISHRSKDFVDVMEEARSLALELLGLEGKGYKVLFLQGGASTQFLMAAYNLLQNKAGYINTGSWSDKAIKEAKIFGEVIEVASSKDANYNYIPKGYKVPEGLDYLHCTSNNTIFGTQIKDFPTTDAPLICDMSSDIFSRQLDFSKFSLIYAGAQKNMGPAGTTLVVIKEDILGKIERQIPSMLDYSVHISKSSMFNTPPVFPVYTSMLTLRWLKKLGGIAAIEEENEKKAKLIYSEIELNPLFKGFAEKEDRSTMNATFSLVDEDLKETFDAMWKEAGINGVNGHRSVGGYRASMYNAMSIESVAALVDVMSDLERKA, from the coding sequence ATGAAAAAGCACAACTTTAGCGCAGGACCTTGTATTTTACCACAAGAAGTATTCAAAGAAGCATCCCAGGCTGTATTAGACTTTAACGACTCTGGGTTATCCATTTTGGAGATTTCACATCGTAGCAAAGATTTTGTAGACGTAATGGAAGAAGCCCGTAGTTTGGCTTTAGAATTATTAGGATTAGAAGGTAAAGGCTATAAAGTACTTTTTCTTCAAGGTGGAGCGAGTACACAATTCTTAATGGCTGCTTATAATTTATTACAGAATAAAGCAGGATATATCAATACAGGTAGCTGGAGTGATAAAGCCATTAAAGAAGCTAAAATTTTTGGGGAAGTGATTGAAGTTGCATCTTCTAAAGATGCTAATTATAATTATATCCCTAAAGGGTATAAAGTACCAGAAGGTTTGGATTATTTACACTGCACAAGTAACAACACAATATTTGGTACACAGATAAAGGATTTCCCAACTACCGATGCACCGCTTATATGTGATATGAGTAGTGATATTTTCTCAAGACAATTGGATTTTTCTAAGTTTAGTCTAATTTATGCTGGAGCTCAAAAAAACATGGGGCCTGCAGGAACTACGTTGGTTGTTATTAAAGAAGATATTCTTGGCAAAATAGAAAGACAAATCCCATCAATGTTAGACTACAGTGTACATATTAGTAAAAGCAGTATGTTTAATACGCCTCCTGTTTTCCCTGTATATACATCTATGCTTACACTTAGATGGCTAAAAAAACTTGGTGGAATAGCTGCCATTGAAGAAGAAAACGAGAAAAAAGCAAAACTTATCTATTCTGAAATAGAATTAAATCCATTATTTAAAGGATTTGCCGAAAAAGAAGATAGATCGACAATGAATGCAACCTTTTCTTTAGTAGATGAAGATTTAAAAGAAACTTTTGACGCTATGTGGAAAGAAGCTGGCATCAATGGTGTTAATGGGCACAGAAGTGTCGGAGGATATAGAGCAAGTATGTACAATGCGATGAGTATAGAAAGTGTTGCTGCACTTGTAGATGTAATGAGTGATTTAGAAAGAAAAGCGTAA
- a CDS encoding D-2-hydroxyacid dehydrogenase — protein MKVLANDGVSQSGIDTLEKAGFEVQTTTVAQDQLVNYINDNEINVLLVRSATKVRTDIIDNCSSLKIIGRGGVGMDNIDVTYAREKGLHVINTPAASSGSVAELVFAHLYGSVRFLHDANRNMPLEGDSKFKNLKKAYAGGTELRGKTLGVIGIGRIGQATAKIAIGVGMNVAAFDPFIEEVDIPVEFFDGQSLSFKIKTVSKEEVLKQADFFTLHVPAQKEYVIGKPEIDQMKDGAGLINAARGGVIDEVALVEALESGKLSFAGLDVFENEPNPAIKVLMNNKISLTPHIGAATGEAQDRIGQELADQIISILK, from the coding sequence ATGAAAGTATTAGCAAACGATGGAGTATCACAAAGTGGTATAGATACCCTAGAAAAAGCTGGATTCGAAGTGCAAACCACCACAGTAGCACAGGATCAATTAGTAAATTATATTAACGACAATGAAATCAATGTATTATTAGTACGAAGTGCTACTAAAGTAAGAACTGATATCATTGATAATTGTAGCTCCTTAAAAATCATTGGTCGTGGTGGTGTTGGTATGGATAATATTGATGTTACTTACGCAAGAGAAAAAGGATTACACGTAATCAATACACCTGCCGCTTCTTCTGGATCTGTAGCTGAACTAGTATTTGCACATTTATATGGTAGTGTTCGTTTTTTACACGATGCCAATAGAAATATGCCCTTAGAAGGAGACAGTAAATTCAAAAACCTTAAAAAAGCATATGCTGGAGGTACAGAATTGAGAGGAAAAACACTTGGTGTTATTGGTATTGGTCGTATTGGACAAGCAACAGCAAAAATAGCAATCGGAGTTGGTATGAATGTGGCAGCATTTGACCCTTTTATTGAAGAAGTAGATATTCCGGTTGAATTTTTTGATGGACAATCCTTAAGCTTTAAAATAAAAACTGTTTCGAAAGAAGAAGTTCTGAAACAAGCGGATTTCTTTACATTACACGTTCCTGCACAGAAAGAATATGTGATTGGTAAACCAGAAATTGATCAAATGAAGGATGGAGCTGGATTAATCAATGCTGCCCGAGGTGGTGTTATTGATGAAGTAGCATTAGTAGAAGCGCTAGAAAGTGGTAAACTAAGTTTTGCTGGACTTGATGTTTTCGAAAATGAACCAAATCCTGCTATCAAAGTATTAATGAATAACAAGATCTCGCTAACACCTCACATTGGTGCTGCGACAGGAGAAGCACAAGACAGAATTGGGCAAGAACTTGCTGATCAAATTATTTCTATACTTAAGTAA